In Chitinophaga varians, the following are encoded in one genomic region:
- a CDS encoding SusC/RagA family TonB-linked outer membrane protein translates to MFKMILSQMSWKWLALIALMLSAVPGYSPLHAQDAGVVRGVVLDEKKTPIPGITILVKETKVSTSTDGDGRFLIHVPSGKQVLVFSYIGKVTQEVNILTRPEITVYMKDKVVGLEDVVVVGYGRQKQASVVAAVSQTSGKVLERAGGVSNIGAALTGNVPGLITAQSTGLPGEEDPQLIVRGLSTWNNSNPLILVDGVERPMNSVDIGSVETVTVLKDASATAVFGSRGANGVILITTKRGKAGKASIRATVNTTLKAPSKLPGKADSYNALRTVNEAIEYELALKPESWNNYYPQAILDKYRHPANLEEAERYPNVDWAKTLFKNYAMSQNANVNISGGTRFVKYFTSADFLHEGDLFKIYDNKRGYKPGFGFNRVNVRSNLDFQLTSSTLFKVNLAGSYGVRKSPWGFSGNQYGSWIDAYTTAPDVFLPVYADGSWGYYAPNEGRAENSARNLAVGGIQYQTTTRITTDFTVEQNLDMLLHGLKFNGTLSMDNTFVESNRGVNDLYNDVQRKWIDPATGNVFYRSAFDGVTNFDFQEGAKWSPAAGAVTDNQRRLFYQLQLNYARTIAKKHNVTAMGLLNRNVTAYGSMIPSYREDWVFRTTYTYNDKYTFEYNGAYNGSEKFAPKYRFAFFSSGGVNWIVSNEKFMQNIRFLDLLKIRASYGQTGFDNVAGRFLYLTDWAYGGQARLGTTGEGAEQSPYNWYREAAVGNPNVQWEQAEKINVGTDFELFNGFIKGKADFFQDKRSKILLANRTSVPSYYGATPPVANLGRVNSQGYELELHFNYQATKQTRVWADLNMTHTKNKIIEADNPALLPAYQKSEGMQIGQAYSYVSQGFYNTWDELYGSTMHNTNDNQKLPGNYYLVDYNGDGVIDARDNIPYGHSGWPANTYNATLGVDWKGLSVFVQFYAANDVTRQVVFNSLSSQGHTVYNEGTYWSKNNPGADVPMPRWLSTPADYYRGTQYMFDGSYLRLKNAEIAYTFNTGFIKRAGLESLRLYLNGNNLAAWSKMPDDRESNFAGTGWASQGAYPTVKRYNLGANLTF, encoded by the coding sequence ATGTTTAAAATGATTCTTTCGCAGATGTCATGGAAATGGCTGGCACTGATTGCGCTAATGCTGTCGGCAGTACCTGGCTATTCACCATTACACGCCCAGGATGCAGGTGTGGTCCGGGGAGTAGTGCTGGATGAAAAAAAGACGCCCATCCCTGGTATAACGATACTGGTAAAAGAAACGAAGGTCAGCACCAGTACTGACGGTGATGGTAGGTTCCTCATTCATGTTCCGTCCGGCAAACAGGTGCTCGTTTTTAGTTACATAGGAAAAGTGACCCAGGAGGTAAATATCCTAACCCGGCCGGAGATAACTGTTTATATGAAAGACAAGGTAGTGGGTCTGGAAGATGTAGTGGTGGTGGGCTATGGCCGTCAGAAACAGGCCAGTGTGGTTGCTGCTGTTTCGCAAACTTCCGGCAAGGTGCTTGAACGGGCGGGCGGCGTATCAAATATCGGTGCTGCCCTCACCGGAAATGTGCCCGGGCTGATTACCGCCCAGAGCACCGGTCTGCCCGGCGAAGAAGATCCCCAGCTGATTGTCCGCGGTCTCAGCACCTGGAATAACAGTAACCCGCTGATACTGGTGGATGGGGTGGAACGTCCTATGAACAGTGTGGATATTGGTTCTGTAGAAACAGTAACCGTACTGAAAGATGCTTCGGCGACCGCGGTATTTGGTTCACGGGGCGCCAACGGCGTTATCCTCATTACCACCAAAAGAGGAAAAGCAGGGAAGGCTTCAATCCGTGCAACGGTCAACACCACACTGAAAGCTCCTTCTAAATTACCCGGTAAGGCAGATTCCTATAATGCCCTGCGTACCGTTAATGAAGCTATCGAGTATGAACTGGCATTAAAGCCTGAAAGCTGGAATAACTATTACCCCCAGGCCATTTTAGATAAATACCGGCATCCGGCTAACCTGGAAGAAGCAGAACGTTATCCCAATGTAGACTGGGCAAAGACCTTATTCAAAAATTACGCGATGTCACAAAATGCCAATGTGAATATCAGCGGAGGGACACGTTTTGTCAAATACTTCACCAGCGCAGACTTTCTGCATGAAGGCGATCTTTTCAAAATTTATGATAACAAACGCGGGTATAAACCCGGTTTCGGCTTCAACCGCGTGAATGTCCGGTCTAACCTGGATTTTCAATTAACATCTTCTACACTCTTTAAAGTAAATCTTGCCGGGTCGTACGGCGTAAGGAAAAGTCCGTGGGGATTTTCAGGAAACCAGTACGGATCGTGGATAGACGCCTATACCACCGCGCCGGACGTGTTCCTGCCGGTATATGCCGACGGTTCCTGGGGATATTATGCGCCTAATGAAGGAAGGGCGGAGAATTCGGCGAGAAACCTGGCGGTAGGCGGTATTCAATATCAGACCACTACCCGCATTACCACCGATTTTACGGTTGAACAAAACCTGGATATGCTACTCCATGGCCTGAAGTTTAACGGCACGCTTTCTATGGACAACACTTTTGTGGAAAGCAACAGAGGGGTAAATGATCTTTACAATGATGTGCAACGGAAATGGATTGATCCGGCTACAGGAAATGTATTTTACAGAAGCGCCTTTGACGGCGTTACTAATTTCGATTTCCAGGAAGGGGCAAAATGGTCGCCGGCGGCCGGCGCCGTGACCGATAACCAGCGCAGGTTGTTTTACCAGTTGCAGCTGAATTATGCTAGGACAATCGCAAAAAAACACAATGTAACAGCCATGGGGCTGCTGAACCGTAATGTTACAGCCTATGGCAGCATGATACCTTCGTACCGGGAAGATTGGGTGTTTCGTACCACTTATACCTACAACGACAAGTATACATTTGAGTACAATGGCGCCTATAACGGCTCTGAAAAATTTGCGCCTAAATACCGTTTTGCCTTCTTTTCGTCCGGCGGCGTGAACTGGATCGTTTCCAATGAGAAATTCATGCAGAACATCAGGTTCCTTGACCTGCTGAAAATCCGTGCTTCATACGGACAAACAGGTTTTGATAATGTGGCGGGCCGCTTCTTATACCTCACTGACTGGGCATACGGCGGTCAGGCACGACTGGGCACCACGGGTGAAGGCGCTGAGCAAAGCCCGTACAACTGGTACCGGGAAGCCGCCGTAGGTAATCCCAACGTGCAATGGGAGCAGGCGGAAAAAATCAACGTGGGCACCGATTTTGAATTATTCAATGGATTTATAAAAGGCAAGGCTGATTTCTTTCAGGATAAGCGCTCTAAAATATTATTGGCCAACCGCACTTCTGTACCTTCTTATTATGGTGCCACGCCACCCGTGGCTAACCTGGGCAGGGTAAATTCCCAGGGTTATGAGCTGGAGCTGCACTTCAACTACCAGGCAACTAAACAAACCCGGGTTTGGGCCGATCTGAATATGACCCATACAAAAAATAAAATCATCGAGGCTGATAACCCCGCATTGCTGCCGGCCTATCAGAAATCAGAAGGCATGCAGATTGGTCAGGCTTATTCTTACGTGAGCCAGGGATTTTATAACACCTGGGATGAGCTGTACGGGAGCACCATGCACAATACCAACGATAATCAGAAGTTACCGGGCAATTACTATCTCGTGGATTACAATGGCGATGGGGTGATTGATGCACGTGATAATATCCCTTACGGGCATAGCGGTTGGCCTGCCAATACCTATAATGCCACTTTGGGCGTAGACTGGAAAGGGCTGAGTGTCTTTGTTCAGTTCTATGCGGCCAATGACGTTACCCGTCAGGTGGTCTTTAACAGCCTGTCATCCCAGGGGCATACCGTTTATAATGAAGGCACTTACTGGTCAAAGAACAACCCTGGTGCAGACGTGCCAATGCCCCGCTGGTTGTCAACGCCGGCAGATTATTACCGGGGTA